One genomic region from Corallococcus soli encodes:
- a CDS encoding DNA topoisomerase IB, which yields MPSNLAVLETETPSPSRRAARGLTQLERLRREGIRRLGTMKRGFRYVEANGRAVSQAERERIEALKLPPAWTEVAIAKRASARLQAVGRDGAGRWQYRYSEAHTQKQQDAKFQRIVGFARALPKMRRQVSRDLRKRGLGRERVLAGMLRILGTCFIRPGSQRYADEHGSFGLATLRARHVKVTGDTVVFDYPGKSGVRQHRELKDRRVATLVRQLLKVRGRDVFKFVVDDGAVVDVRRRHLNEYIQQVMGPEYSAKDFRTWAGTLICACALARAREHVKNGGDSGRVKKTALKKTMVAAVREASEHLGNTPAVARASYIYPPVLALFERGQVVDRYFSSVDELAAQAGEGMHCSEKALLHMLDRKKRGSRQASA from the coding sequence ATGCCCTCCAACCTCGCGGTTTTGGAAACCGAGACGCCTTCACCGAGCCGCCGGGCCGCCCGGGGGCTGACGCAGCTGGAGCGCCTGCGCCGGGAGGGGATCCGCCGGTTGGGGACGATGAAGCGGGGCTTCCGGTACGTGGAGGCGAACGGTCGCGCCGTGTCCCAGGCGGAGCGGGAGCGCATCGAGGCCCTGAAGCTGCCCCCGGCGTGGACGGAGGTCGCCATCGCGAAGAGGGCGTCCGCGCGACTCCAGGCGGTGGGGCGGGATGGCGCGGGCCGCTGGCAGTACCGCTACAGCGAGGCGCACACCCAGAAGCAGCAGGACGCGAAGTTCCAGCGCATCGTGGGCTTCGCGCGGGCGCTGCCGAAGATGCGGCGGCAGGTGAGCAGGGATCTGCGCAAGCGGGGACTGGGCCGGGAGCGGGTGCTCGCGGGGATGCTGCGCATCCTGGGGACGTGCTTCATCCGGCCGGGCAGCCAGCGCTACGCGGACGAGCACGGCAGCTTCGGGCTCGCCACGTTGAGGGCGCGCCACGTGAAGGTGACGGGCGACACGGTGGTGTTCGACTACCCGGGCAAGTCCGGCGTGCGCCAGCACCGGGAGCTGAAGGATCGCCGGGTGGCCACGCTGGTGCGGCAGTTGCTGAAGGTGCGCGGGCGCGACGTCTTCAAGTTCGTCGTGGACGACGGCGCGGTGGTGGACGTGCGGCGCCGGCACCTCAACGAATACATCCAGCAGGTGATGGGGCCGGAGTACAGCGCCAAGGACTTCCGCACCTGGGCCGGAACGCTCATCTGCGCGTGCGCCCTGGCGCGGGCCCGCGAGCACGTGAAAAACGGAGGCGACAGCGGACGGGTGAAGAAGACCGCCCTCAAGAAGACGATGGTGGCCGCGGTGCGCGAAGCCTCCGAACACCTGGGCAACACGCCCGCCGTCGCCAGGGCCTCGTACATCTACCCGCCGGTGCTCGCGCTCTTCGAGCGGGGCCAGGTGGTGGACCGCTACTTCAGCTCCGTGGACGAGCTGGCGGCGCAGGCGGGCGAAGGCATGCACTGTTCGGAGAAGGCGCTGCTCCACATGCTGGACCGGAAGAAGCGGGGCTCCAGGCAGGCCTCGGCGTAG
- a CDS encoding 2OG-Fe(II) oxygenase — protein MPEYVTHRDALPRAELEALGDALLGSRFVARSPLMGTFRASRGFAFIFTREGRATLEARFPFLSHYLRRILDDDSARGLLPWTHRWFRGADARPRPNAFYLNLLLLGAGTPVGRHIDATLQEPSGVPGATPEHVSVLYLRVPPGVRGGALRLLRDNQARGEVRPRPGLLVHFRGDLQHEVQPFTGGSEGALRASLVCEQYAFADDVLARLPVFRIQSKAGFSAYLAAQRERDGAAPSVGTLEE, from the coding sequence GTGCCCGAGTACGTCACCCACCGAGACGCCCTGCCGCGCGCCGAGCTGGAGGCCCTGGGGGACGCCCTGCTCGGCTCCCGCTTCGTCGCGCGCAGCCCGCTGATGGGCACCTTCCGCGCGAGCCGGGGCTTCGCGTTCATCTTCACGCGGGAAGGCCGCGCGACGCTGGAGGCGCGCTTCCCGTTCCTGTCCCACTACCTGCGCCGCATCCTCGACGACGACAGCGCCCGGGGCCTGCTGCCGTGGACGCATCGCTGGTTCCGCGGCGCGGACGCGCGGCCCCGTCCCAATGCGTTCTACCTGAACCTGCTGCTGCTGGGCGCGGGCACGCCGGTGGGACGACACATCGACGCGACGTTGCAGGAGCCCAGCGGCGTCCCCGGCGCGACGCCCGAACACGTCAGCGTGCTCTACCTCCGCGTACCACCCGGGGTCCGAGGCGGCGCGCTGCGACTGCTTCGCGACAACCAGGCCCGGGGTGAGGTGCGGCCCCGGCCCGGCCTGCTGGTGCATTTCCGGGGTGACCTCCAGCATGAGGTGCAGCCCTTCACCGGCGGGTCGGAGGGCGCGCTGCGGGCGAGCCTGGTCTGTGAGCAGTACGCCTTCGCGGACGACGTGCTCGCGCGCCTCCCGGTATTCCGTATCCAGTCCAAGGCGGGCTTCTCCGCCTACCTGGCGGCCCAGCGTGAGCGCGACGGGGCCGCCCCTTCCGTGGGGACGCTGGAAGAGTAG
- a CDS encoding patatin-like phospholipase family protein: MSQSLTLLAGPDALRILRERGLRAEDVDILPGASGGPKWLALEGIDRVLFGELLQQPRTRPLHLIGSSIGSWRLACLAQKDPVAAMKRFADAYLDQRYPPKPPPSLVSETSARILEVLLGPDGVEEILAHPWARLHVVTTRCKGLLAVEQSGAQLTGFVLGALANAVSRRTLGLQMQRVLFHTAGDTSPFAGLKDLPSAHRPLTRDNLRPALLASASIPLVIAGVHDIPGAPPGTYRDGGVVDYHLDVDYGAGDGLVLYPHFYPYVVPGWFDKSLKWRRAGPLNFRRALIIAPSPRHLERLPGKRIPDRADFTRMKDDERIRAWTQVLTEGERLGDELRELIASGRIAEHVQPL; encoded by the coding sequence ATGAGCCAAAGCCTGACCCTGCTGGCCGGTCCCGACGCCCTCCGCATCCTCCGCGAGCGCGGTCTGCGCGCGGAGGACGTGGACATCCTCCCCGGTGCTTCGGGGGGACCAAAGTGGCTGGCGCTGGAGGGAATCGACCGGGTGTTGTTCGGGGAGCTGCTCCAGCAACCGCGCACCCGTCCACTCCACCTCATCGGCAGCTCCATCGGGAGCTGGCGGCTGGCATGTCTGGCGCAGAAGGATCCGGTGGCCGCGATGAAGCGGTTCGCGGACGCGTACCTGGATCAGCGCTACCCGCCGAAGCCGCCGCCGTCGCTCGTCAGCGAGACGAGTGCCCGCATCCTCGAAGTGCTCCTGGGGCCTGACGGCGTGGAGGAGATCCTCGCGCACCCGTGGGCACGGCTGCACGTGGTGACGACGCGGTGCAAGGGTCTGCTCGCGGTGGAGCAGTCCGGAGCGCAGCTCACGGGCTTCGTGCTCGGGGCGCTGGCCAACGCGGTGAGCCGCCGGACGCTCGGGCTCCAGATGCAGCGCGTGCTCTTCCACACCGCCGGGGACACCAGCCCGTTCGCCGGACTCAAGGACCTGCCGTCGGCGCACCGTCCGCTGACGCGCGACAACCTGCGCCCTGCCCTGCTCGCCTCCGCCTCCATTCCCCTGGTCATCGCGGGCGTCCACGACATTCCGGGAGCACCTCCCGGCACGTACCGGGACGGGGGCGTCGTCGACTACCACCTGGACGTGGACTACGGCGCGGGCGACGGGCTGGTGCTCTATCCGCACTTCTACCCGTACGTCGTGCCCGGCTGGTTCGACAAGTCCCTCAAGTGGCGCCGCGCGGGCCCGCTCAACTTCCGCCGCGCGCTGATCATCGCCCCATCGCCCAGGCACCTGGAGCGGTTGCCCGGCAAGCGCATCCCCGACCGCGCCGACTTCACCCGGATGAAGGACGACGAGCGCATCCGGGCGTGGACGCAGGTGCTGACGGAAGGCGAGCGCCTGGGCGATGAGCTGCGCGAGCTCATCGCCTCGGGCCGCATCGCGGAGCACGTCCAGCCACTGTGA